The Leishmania mexicana MHOM/GT/2001/U1103 complete genome, chromosome 32 genome has a window encoding:
- a CDS encoding putative translation initiation factor IF-2 has product MPPKAPKGAPKAAAKKGPPNAMLAKLKMKMELQKAEEERLRFEAEEEERRIREEERLAEEQRKFEEAERQKERERQKEEERVARKERKAAGKNDALDRMRAAGMILPDVDRIRHDEEVRKVEENAAPKPKPKPKPKPVVAAAPPPEEGEEEEEGEPTELTESEEEIDEDDWEAVMERDERRATRHTNNERIRAERAERKETREAEKRRMEEEIRSKNHVLEKVSNLRSPICCVLGHVDTGKTSLLDRIRSTNVQGGEAGGITQQIGATFFPRESLVSATEELAKKYKCNLNVPGLLVIDTPGHESFTNLRSRGSSLCDIAILVVDIMHGLEQQTRESIRLLREKRCPFIVALNKVDRLFDWQPHENMDIQQSLELQKAHVRSEFHTRWCQVKNELSAEGLNSELYYNNKEVRNVVSVVPTSARTGEGVCDLLLLEIQLVQQFMEGKVTYKDDLQCTVLEVKPITGYGFTIDVILINGELHEGDEICLCGQNGPIFTQIRSLLTPQPLREMRVRSEYIHHKSIKAAMGVKISGNDLEYVIPGTHLLVVRASDKKEKIAELVMKDATNINEFLDPDGLGVSVQSSTLGALEALLSFLKGMKIPVASIAIGPIYKRHMHQVLSMKRREPRYAVILAFDVPVSEEAREIAKKNDIDIFEANIIYHLFDKFTRYMNEYEQREKDRLRSVAVFPVQLKMIAESIHSTDPIIIPVTVERGQLRPGTPLSAIRKKDDSIVVIGRVMSMERDNRPVEIGTPGMDLAVKINSGESGVTVGRQFDNSDIIVSHITRQSVDAVKKFKDELKADDVLLLASLIKVLKVPNK; this is encoded by the coding sequence ATGCCACCAAAGGCGCCCAAGGGAGCCCCCAAGGCGGCGGCCAAGAAAGGGCCGCCGAACGCCATGCTGGCGAAGCTCAAGATGAAGATGGAGCTTCAgaaggcggaagaggagcgTCTGCGCTTCGAGGCCGAagaagaggagcgccgcatccgtgaggaggagaggctcgctgaggagcagcgcaagttcgaggaggcggagcgccagaaggagcgcgagcgtcagaaggaggaggagcgtgtgGCCCGAAAGGAGCGCAAGGCGGCTGGGAAGAACGACGCCCTCGACCGCATGCGCGCGGCTGGCATGATATTGCCCGATGTAGATCGCATTCGCCATGATGAGGAGGTGCGCAAGGTGGAGGAGAACGCTGCGCCAAAGCCGAAGCCGAAGCCGAAGCCGAAGCCGGTCGTTGCCGCGGCCCCGCCTCccgaagagggggaggaggaggaagagggggagccGACGGAGCTGACAGAGTCCGAAGAGGAgatcgacgaggacgactgGGAAGCCGTCATGGAGCGCGATGAGCGTCGCGCCACCCGGCACACGAACAACGAGCGCATCCGTGCCGAGCGTGCTGAGCGCAAGGAGACCcgcgaggcggagaagcggcggatggaggaggagattcGGTCCAAAAACCACGTTCTGGAGAAGGTGAGCAACCTGCGCTCCCCGATTTGCTGTGTGCTCGGCCACGTCGATACGGGTAAGACCAGCCTGCTGGATCGAATTCGGTCCACCAACGTACAGGGAGGCGAGGCCGGTGGTATTACGCAGCAGATCGGCGCGACCTTCTTCCCTCGCGAGTCCCTCGTGTCTGCCACAGAGGAGCTGGCCAAGAAGTACAAGTGCAACCTGAACGTACCGGGTCTGCTGGTGATCGACACGCCCGGTCACGAGTCCTTTACGAACTTGCGCAGTCGCGGCAGCAGTCTGTGTGACATTGCAATTCTGGTGGTGGATATCATGCACGGTctggagcagcagacgcgcgaGTCCATCCGCCTGTTGCGCGAAAAGCGCTGTCCATTCATTGTGGCACTGAACAAGGTGGATCGCCTCTTCGACTGGCAGCCGCACGAAAACATGGACATACAGCAGTCACTggagctgcagaaggcgcACGTCCGCAGTGAGTTCCACACGCGCTGGTGCCAGGTGAAGAACGAGCTCTCCGCGGAGGGGCTCAACTCGGAGCTGTACTACAACAACAAGGAGGTGCGCAACGTTGTGTCGGTCGTGCCGACGTCGGCCCGAACCGGCGAGGGCGTGTGCGACCTGCTCCTGCTGGAGATTCAGCTCGTGCAGCAGTTCATGGAGGGCAAGGTGACCTACAAGGACGATTTGCAGTGTACGGTGCTTGAGGTGAAGCCGATCACGGGGTACGGCTTCACGATCGACGTCATCCTCATCAACGGCGAGCTGCACGAGGGAGACGAGATATGTCTGTGCGGTCAAAACGGCCCCATCTTCACGCAAATCCGGTCCCTGCTGACACCGCAGCCGCTACGCgagatgcgtgtgcgcagcgagTACATTCACCACAAGTCGATCAAGGCGGCAATGGGTGTGAAGATCTCCGGAAACGACCTCGAGTACGTCATCCCCGGTACCCACCTCCTTGTTGTGCGCGCGAGCGACAAGAAGGAGAAGATCGCCGAGCTGGTCATGAAGGATGCAACGAACATCAACGAGTTCCTGGACCCCGACGGCCTCGGCGTGAGTGTGCAGAGCAGCACCCTCGGTGCCCTTGAAGCCCTTCTGTCATTCCTGAAAGGCATGAAAATCCCAGTGGCAAGCATCGCCATCGGCCCAATCTACAAGCGCCACATGCACCAGGTGCTATCGATGAAGCGGCGCGAGCCGCGCTACGCCGTGATTCTTGCTTTCGACGTGCCGGTTtccgaggaggcgcgcgagaTCGCGAAAAAGAATGACATCGACATCTTCGAGGCGAACATCATTTACCACCTCTTTGACAAGTTTACTCGCTACATGAACGAGTACGAGCAGCGTGAAAAGGACCGCCTGCGCTCTGTCGCGGTCTTCCCGGTGCAGCTGAAGATGATTGCCGAGTCGATCCACTCAACCGACCCCATCATCATTCCAGTCACGGTGGAGCGTGGTCAGCTGCGCCCCGGGACGCCACTGAGCGCGATTCGTAAGAAGGACGACAGCATCGTCGTTATTGGCCGCGTGATGTCGATGGAGCGCGATAACCGGCCAGTGGAGATCGGCACCCCTGGCATGGACCTGGCTGTGAAGATAAACTCCGGTGAGTCGGGCGTCACCGTCGGCCGGCAGTTCGACAACAGTGACATCATTGTGTCCCATATCACTCGCCAGTCCGTGGATGCCGTGAAGAAGTTCAAGGACGAGCTGAAGGCGGATGATGTGTTGCTGCTGGCCTCGCTCATCAAGGTGCTGAAGGTGCCAAACAAGTAA
- a CDS encoding putative ubiquitin-conjugating enzyme has translation MPLTAAGMRTLMRQMQEVQEHPVDGVQVRQSDSMNEYHFDLDGPEGTPFAAGRFHVVLIFDEQYPEVPPKGFFRTKIFHPNISERGDICVNALKRDWSPTLGLRHILVVIRCLLIEPNPESALNEEAGRLILEEYAAYERKAAMYTAINAARPNGAPRFTPPEAKVEKASSSVTADASAPVNADSGASATTPAASASSMANSSAPSTATRRLTLSEANCHPGSATAAEKAEKSKKKALRRI, from the coding sequence ATGCCTCTGACGGCGGCTGGCATGCGGACGCTGATGCGTCAGATGCAGGAGGTGCAAGAGCACCCTGTCGATGGTGTGCAGGTGCGGCAGTCGGACTCGATGAACGAGTACCACTTCGACCTGGACGGTCCGGAGGGGACGCCGTTTGCGGCGGGTCGTTTTCATGTTGTTCTCATATTCGACGAGCAGTATCCAGAAGTGCCGCCAAAGGGTTTCTTCCGCACCAAGATCTTCCACCCCAACATCTCCGAGCGTGGCGACATCTGCGTGAACGCGCTGAAGCGTGACTGGTCCCCGACTCTTGGGTTGCGTCACATCCTTGTCGTCATCCGCTGCCTTCTGATCGAGCCGAACCCGGAGAGTGCGTTGAATGAGGAGGCAGGACGACTGATCTTGGAGGAGTACGCGGCATACGAGCGCAAGGCTGCTATGTACACTGCCATAAACGCCGCGCGTCCGAACGGGGCGCCGCGGTTCACACCTCCCGAGGCcaaggtggagaaggcgtcTAGCTCGGTCACGGCGGATGCCTCGGCTCCCGTAAATGcggacagcggcgccagcgccacaaCTCCTGCTGCCTCAGCATCGTCCATGGCAAACAGCAGTGCACCATCGACGGCCACACGCAGGCTGACCctgtcggaggcgaactgcCACCCAGGTTCAGCCACAGCGGCCGAGAAGGCAGAGAAGtcgaaaaagaaagcgctgcgccgcatctgA